The following are encoded together in the Triticum dicoccoides isolate Atlit2015 ecotype Zavitan chromosome 6B, WEW_v2.0, whole genome shotgun sequence genome:
- the LOC119323381 gene encoding uncharacterized protein LOC119323381, which translates to MSGTVCSMCGDVGFQDKLFGCARCRCRFQHSYCTNYYGDAAPADAGAGVCDWCLSDDPLVKNKRPSAPPAMQHRGHATGMGCGKVKVTGGGEQEGGRRVAKAAVRRYKLLKDVLC; encoded by the exons ATGTCGGGCACCGTCTGCTCCATGTGCGGCGACGTCGGTTTCCAGGACAAGCTCTTCGGCTGtgcccgctgccgctgccgcttccAGCACTC CTATTGCACGAACTACTACGGCGACGCGGCCCCGGCCGACGCGGGCGCCGGCGTCTGCGACTGGTGCCTCAGCGACGACCCCCTCGTGAAGAACAAGCGCCCTTCGGCGCCGCCGGCCATGCAGCACCGCGGTCACGCGACTGGGATGGGCTGCGGCAAAGTCAAGGTGACCGGCGGCGGCGAGCAGGAGGGCGGCCGGAGAGTGGCCAAGGCGGCCGTCCGCAGGTACAAGCTCCTCAAAGACGTCCTGTGCTAG